One Euwallacea similis isolate ESF13 chromosome 16, ESF131.1, whole genome shotgun sequence DNA segment encodes these proteins:
- the LOC136413910 gene encoding uncharacterized protein yields MIVEARTVVFLVIVLLLKGIWSLKDVDLDIEPKVVEYGKESTLRCSYDLESEPLYTVKWYRGQFEFYRYTPNESPCTKIFNVEGLNVDESESNEHQVVLRNIGFSLSGNFSCEVTTDEPAFSAITAVKDMVVVVLPKSPPSLTTDKSFYEDGDMLRANCSSPQSRPAATLTFILNNIVMGEKCETRKFPHKDLFSTESFLELRLSSSHYLNGQLTLKCVAKIADLYEQDTNIILSNVKDPIPARVTQTSSPADANQQSSGFVLISIAFIIYNNNS; encoded by the exons GCATTTGGAGCTTAAAAGATGTGGATTTGGATATTGAACCAAAGGTGGTGGAGTACGGAAAAGAAAGTACTTTGCGCTGCAGCTATGATTTAGAAAGTGAGCCACTTTACACGGTTAAATGGTACAGGGGTCAGTTTGAATTTTATCGCTACACTCCCAACGAATCTCCCTGcaccaaaatatttaatgtggAAGGATTGAATGTCGAC gAGAGCGAATCCAATGAACACCAAGTGGTCCTACGAAACATCGGTTTCAGTTTATCTGGGAATTTCAGCTGTGAAGTAACCACGGATGAGCCCGCCTTCTCCGCCATTACCGCAGTCAAAGATATGGTGGTTGTTG TTTTACCGAAAAGCCCTCCAAGTCTAACTACGGATAAAAGTTTCTACGAGGACGGGGATATGTTGAGAGCAAACTGTAGTTCACCGCAATCGAGACCAGCTGCCACCCTTAcctttatattaaataatatcgtG ATGGGTGAAAAATGCGAAACTCGAAAGTTCCCCCACAAAGACCTCTTCAGCACTGAATCCTTTTTGGAGTTACGGTTATCCTCATCTCATTACCTCAACGGCCAGTTAACTCTAAAGTGCGTGGCTAAAATTGCAGATTTATATGAGCAAGATACGAACATCATTTTAAGCAACGTTAAGGATCCCATTCCGGCTCGAG TAACCCAAACCTCATCACCAGCCGATGCAAATCAACAATCCAGtggttttgtattaataagCATTGCATTCATAATCTATAACAATAATTCATAG